The Musa acuminata AAA Group cultivar baxijiao chromosome BXJ2-2, Cavendish_Baxijiao_AAA, whole genome shotgun sequence genome has a segment encoding these proteins:
- the LOC103972177 gene encoding AT-hook motif nuclear-localized protein 23-like — MAGLDLGPASRFVHPLHLHLPHLNPDPDESPPAQAAGDASSEEPSSQGLELAAPAGPGDVVVRRPRGRPPGSKNRPKPPVIITRESANTLRAHILEVGSGCDVFDCIATYACRRQRGVSVLSGSGAVTNVTLRQPPSAGTPIVSLHGHYEILSLSGSFLPPPAPPGATSLTIFLVGGQGQVIGGSVVGELIAAGPVIVIGATFTKVAYERLPLEEEEEPPQQQPQLEIHPPMSQSPTVGGATTAGIGASFRDPSSGLQFFNLPLSMPPWPVDGHGGWPGSAVPSRPPY, encoded by the coding sequence ATGGCCGGGTTAGACCTCGGTCCAGCCTCCCGCTTCGTGCATCCCCTCCACCTCCATCTTCCCCACCTCAATCCCGACCCCGACGAATCTCCCCCTGCACAAGCGGCTGGCGACGCCTCCTCTGAGGAGCCGAGCTCCCAGGGGTTGGAGCTCGCGGCCCCAGCTGGCCCTGGCGACGTCGTCGTGCGCCGCCCCCGCGGTCGACCGCCGGGCTCCAAGAACAGGCCGAAGCCGCCGGTGATCATCACCCGGGAGAGCGCCAACACCCTGCGGGCGCATATCCTGGAGGTCGGCAGTGGGTGCGACGTCTTCGATTGCATCGCGACCTACGCCTGCCGCCGCCAACGCGGCGTGTCCGTCCTCAGCGGAAGCGGCGCCGTCACCAACGTCACCCTCCGTCAGCCCCCCTCCGCGGGGACGCCTATCGTCTCCCTCCATGGACACTACGAGATCCTGTCCCTTTCAGGCTCCTTCCTCCCCCCGCCCGCCCCCCCTGGCGCTACAAGCCTCACCATCTTCCTGGTCGGCGGCCAGGGGCAGGTCATCGGGGGCAGCGTCGTCGGAGAGCTTATCGCCGCCGGACCGGTGATAGTGATCGGCGCCACGTTTACCAAAGTCGCCTACGAGCGGCTCCCgctcgaagaggaggaggagccacCGCAGCAGCAGCCGCAGCTAGAGATACATCCTCCCATGTCTCAGAGCCCGACCGTTGGTGGAGCAACCACTGCCGGCATCGGCGCCTCCTTTCGAGACCCCTCGTCAGGGTTGCAATTCTTCAATTTGCCGCTCAGCATGCCGCCCTGGCCAGTGGACGGACACGGCGGCTGGCCCGGGAGTGCCGTCCCGAGCCGACCGCCGTACTGA